The nucleotide sequence AGGAGCGATGGCACGCATGTCTTTGGACCCATTCATATCCGAGCATCAAACATACAACGCTGTGTCTGACACAAAAACTAACTCAAAATATTCATCATAGAACTCCAAGACTCAAATTGCTCAACTAGAGACAGGCACGAGCGATGCCACCAATTCTGCATGAGAATTCTGCATCGGGCATGTACATACATCTGCAAACTAAGCTAGGACGAACTGAAAACCACAACTACACCGCGCGTACGATCGATCCTGAAGACCTGAACTAGCAAGCTACTACAACGAACACCTTTAGCTTGGTTCTCTCTCTCACGCCTCGCCGAAGACGGCCTCCCAGACGTCCTCGAAGGCGGCGATGATTGCCGGGTGGTGCTCCGGCGAGTTGAGCGAGAGGTACGACTCCAGGAGCTCCTCCATCTTCCCCACGCTGGCGATACGACGCTCCACGACCATCTCCACCATCGAGCTCCGGAAGTCTGCGTATGGATTGCTCGATCGCTTCACCACCGCCATGCCCACGCCAATGGCCCCGGTTTCTTCCACGAGCATCTTCTTGATCGCATTCGCATCCTCCTCTCTTTTGCTGTTCTTGCACTGGCGGTGCTTCGTCGCCAAGTTAACCCGCGGTTGCAAGGCATCGGGTGGGTCCCTGGCACTTGGCAACGCGCGCCGGGGCGCTCTGCGGGGCGCGTTCCGGTGGCTCTTCCTGGAGGCATTGGCACTGTTGGTGTGGTAAAACTCGGAGGTCGAGTCGGAGGAGAAGCTGAGGGACGAGAAGAGCGTCGTCGTCTCAGCATCCTCGCCGCTTTCGTCGTCGGTCGCGGTGGACGAAGAGCAGCTGTAAGGCACGGAGTTCATCCGCGGCCGCCGCAGACGCCGACAAGAGGAGTTTGAGCGATGCCGCCTTGACACCGACCTAGAGCGTGCACCCGTGCTCTTCTTTGCATCGTTCGTCTGCACCGATGGCGGCAGGAGAGGAACAATGGAGTGAACAGGACGGCGACCGGAGACCCTACCTGGGTAGTCGACGGAGGCGTGGACGACCGACGCGCTGCGATGACGGTGGCGGCTGCCTTCCACAAGGTTGGGCCTCTGATAGGTGCAGTGGGTGCACAAGTCAGGGGAATGTCGTGGCTCTTGGTGGGGGTTGGTGTCGGCCTTATCGAGGCTAACGAAGGCCGTGGCCGGGGTGGTTGTGGTCTTGGTGGCGTTGGTGATGCAAGAAGAACGCACGAGGAGCTGTGCGAGTTTCTGCTTCAGGCGGACTCCGGCGCCAACGCCGGTGCGGCACTGGGGGCTTTCGTCCATGAATGGTGTGCGCAGTGTGTGTATGGTTGATCTCGGGAGACAGAAATAAAGCAAGGaggagaagagagaggggtgtctgGTTTCGGACACTGGTTTTTGGTTTATAGTCTCAGGCTCTCAGCCGTGGCTTTGAGTGTGAGGCTTCAAGTGAGAGGGGTTAAGAACCTGAGGAAGCAAGTGGGCAGAATCTGGCGACATTAGCCATGTGTAAGGTGTACGGGACTGTGGGCACGGGCTCAACATTTGGTTGGCCGCCGACGGATGTAAACGTAAGCAAGTTTGTCACGTTCTCCATTCTAGTCGTATGACTAATTTCTTTTTTTAGGTATATATATGCACAGGCGGTGCTGCACGCATGTTTACTTTAGCGCATGCACTTGAAAAGTACAAACACTTACCTCAACCGTGTAATACGATGCACCCG is from Triticum aestivum cultivar Chinese Spring chromosome 3A, IWGSC CS RefSeq v2.1, whole genome shotgun sequence and encodes:
- the LOC123058380 gene encoding transcription repressor OFP8-like yields the protein MDESPQCRTGVGAGVRLKQKLAQLLVRSSCITNATKTTTTPATAFVSLDKADTNPHQEPRHSPDLCTHCTYQRPNLVEGSRHRHRSASVVHASVDYPGRVSGRRPVHSIVPLLPPSVQTNDAKKSTGARSRSVSRRHRSNSSCRRLRRPRMNSVPYSCSSSTATDDESGEDAETTTLFSSLSFSSDSTSEFYHTNSANASRKSHRNAPRRAPRRALPSARDPPDALQPRVNLATKHRQCKNSKREEDANAIKKMLVEETGAIGVGMAVVKRSSNPYADFRSSMVEMVVERRIASVGKMEELLESYLSLNSPEHHPAIIAAFEDVWEAVFGEA